Below is a genomic region from Molothrus ater isolate BHLD 08-10-18 breed brown headed cowbird chromosome 15, BPBGC_Mater_1.1, whole genome shotgun sequence.
TGGAAGAGTTTCAGACAGGCATGGGAAGGGACTGTTTTAAACAGGGAGActtgatgaaaaaaaaacccaaagaaacttTACCTGTTCTTTTTCAGCTTGGCTTCAGCTGAAGGCATGTTTTCCAGGCAGCTGGGGCAGTAGTGAGAGTCAACCTGAAAAAGACACAGCCACATCACACACATTATCTGGCACACCTTTGtccaaaaagccccaaactgCCACATGATCCAACAAGGATTTGTGTCTTGCAACAGCAGGGTGAAGCCAGGGAAGGCTTGAGACATTTTTTTGGTATGCAAAACCTTAGCCCATGTCAGCCAGATTTTGATCTTTAATAACATAAATTATAAGGTATCTTTAGGCAGAATGGATTAAACTACTCTGCCTTGTAAATGGGAAAAGATCAGCTGAGTGTTGACCTTTAGCAGTTAACAGAATCTCATTTTTCAGCTTgaacaaaaattttaatttttattttctatttagaCCTAAATTTATTGTGTCCTCACAGTTACACTGGTCAGATATTTCAGAATATGCATATTTCCGAAGATGCTTTGTGTCTCTCGGCTGTCACAGTGAATTTTGTCcataaaaacaacagcagcaagaCTGGGGCCCCATTCTTGAGGAGGAATTCAAACTAATTATTAAGCATGGCCACGCACAATGACAGCACTGCTCACACCATAGTGAATTCATGACGGATACAACCAGGTCACAAATCCACACTTCAGAGACCTTAATTTCattaaagctgctttttctgagATCTGGGCTGCACAGTCATTCCTTCAAGGCTTCCCAAATATATCACAATTTCTTAATTCACCCATTCTTCCATCAAAACCAATCTCGGCGATTTTAATATGACAATTTACGAAGCCAAACCCCCCCTCCACACCAAAAATCGTAGCTgcaaaaaacacacacagccctcCACAGCAAAAATCGACATGGGGTGTGGGTCTGGGGGTCGGCCGGGCCCGATGGGCATTGGTGTGGGGAAGGGTGGGGTCTAGACCCAAGGGTTGGGTCCCTGCGAGGGTGAGGGGTCCCCACGAGGGTGAGGGGTCGCCGCGGCCCCAGTCGGGCCCCACTGAGGTCTGGGTGGGGGTCCCCGCTCCCCCGACCGGGCCCGTTTAGGGGGTCTCGGCCCCCATGAGGGGAACCGCCCCTGTGCCTGTGCGCTCGCCCCAGCCAATCACAGCCCGAGCTCCGCCGACAGACAGGCGCGCACAGCCAATCAACACTCAGCCCCGCCCCATCCATCACTCGCGGCCAATCAGCGCGCTCCGTGGAGAGCTGCGCCCACCCGCCAGCCGCGCTAACAACCAATaccaaaggagaaaaggagtGAGAGGCAGGAGAGCGACCCAATCGCTGCGCGTAGAGAGAGCACCGTCCCGCCCGGTCCCGCCCAGTCCCGCCTGGTGCGCGGGTGCGGCGCGGCCGGTCCGCCGTTACCTCGTGCGAGACGCACTCGAGTGAGCGGAGCTCGCTGCAGTAGCGGCAGAAGTACAGCTGCGGCAGCGGCGCCCGCAGCTCCTTCTCGCCGCGCACCAGGTACAGGACCCGCTCCGATTGCAGCAGCGACGCCATCTTGGGAGGGGGCGGGctccgccgcgccgccgccgcctgaCGTCACCACGTCGGCCTGGCTACGTGACACCGCGTGGCTACCAAGGGGGCGTGGGTAGCAAGGGGGCGTGGCCTCCCTTAagtgccacccagtgccacctaGGGCCACCAACTGCCACCAAGTGCCATTTAATGCCACCCAGAGTCACCCCTGCCATGGTAGCGACACCTTCCTTGGTCCCGGAGCCTCTCCAACCCGGCCTTGGACCCTGCCggggatggggcagcctcagctggtCTGTGCCAGCgctccccaccctcacagcgAAGGATTTCTCCACAGTATCCCAtctgtccctgcctctggcagtgggaagcagtTCCATCGCTCCGagcccttgtccccagtccctctccagctctcttggagcccctttaggcactggaaggggctctgaggtctcccagagccttctccagttttcccagcctggctcccgAGCAGAGGGGCTCAGCCTTCAGAacatctccatggcctcctctggtGTCACCTCAGCAGCTCCGTGTCCTTGTCACGCTGGGgtccagagctggacacagctcaggtggctctcaccagagcagagcagagcagagagggtgGTGTTTCACACCCCAAAGGTGGTTTCTCTTCAGTCTCACCTCCACTAAGACAGGATCCTCACAAGAATGAACATTCCTGTGCCGGGGGATCAGCAGGAAAGCACGAGGTCTGCAgatgctctgctgtgtgcaggcagaATAAACACATCAGCAGACTTTAAGAGATCTGAAGCTTGGTGTCTACACTACAACTGCTTCATTctctgctgagggcagagctggcatcAGCAAACCCCTCCCAGTGTGCTTCTGGAGAGCCCAAAcaaggcagagccagcctggcctgtgGCATGAACCCCCCACCCTCACCCCGGGATCCATCCCCACACAGCGCCTGCACTCagtccctgccctctgctccacaGGAAAGCCCTGTCCATGAGGATGTGCCACTGCTCAGATAAAAACCTCACGGTTTTATccgcctgcagcagctggaggggcagggaggaggctgcctgtgctctgctccccgCAGAGCTGCGTGTCCAGGAGGGCCTGGAGCACAGGGGTGTCTTGGAAgtgtgaaaagtgcatattaCATGGCTCTACACAGATATTTACTATATGTATTTTGTTGTATTGattagtagtgctgtattaacattttaatagtatgataaatgtagttttgtagttaaaaggtaacttttgtagttaaaataggAACTGTGTaagtgggatatttttttaagaaaggaatgaggtactcacaccagatagcagccacaggataCCTAagtctttcagagaaaaagaattgaTTGTTgtcttatcagaagaaactgaCTTCTTCCTTCCTCGCTCAGGATCGAAGATGCCATTAGGAttaggaggaagaaaatgatgATGACCAGACcaaatcctttgtttgaatggaatttatgcatcatgtatggGATGTATGAATATTGAACCGGCTATTGCTTTTgagggttaatcctttgttagtGGATGTCCTTTTTTGgccttgtgctgcccagaacaAGGTACCCGGACATCTGTAACTCTTCGtttctgttgtctcatattgtcctaattcaaattgtccaaattattattactctaattgtattactatttttataaccattttatgACTATTAAacttgtaaaattttaaaaacaagtgattggcgtttttcacaggaGCATGTGGTAGGGCATTCCACCACCAGAAGCCCAAAGCTTTCcctgggaaaaggcaggagTGAAAGGTGAAGTGTGTGGCTCCCACCGTGACTGACACTGAGCTTGTGTCCCAGAAGGAAAGTCGGAGCATCCTATCTTGCTTTTGCCGTTCAGCATCACCAGTGGAGTGGAATATTCCACTGGGCAGCAGAAAGAGCCTTCCCAGCCGGCGGGCtgagctctgtcccctccctggccgTGTGTAAATCACCCTGCCCGAACCCTGGGCACCGCGGGCACCGCGCTGTGGCTGTGGAGGCTCTGGGTGCTCCTGCCTTGGGCCTCGGGGGCAGGAGGGTGCCtgtgagccctgctgaggcaggaGGGGGACAGGGTAGGGAGGACCCTTTGTTAAGGACCATGAAGTGAAATGTCCCCGCAGCTCCAGAGGCACTCCCCCAGTGGAACCCCATTGTGGGTGGGATGAGGTGGAGTGCGTTCTTATTTATCCTGGTGTAGAAAAAACGTCCTGCCTTGCtttgcctttccttccttccttccctccccttcctcctatccccttccccttcttccccccGTGCCGTcccccgcgggccgggccgggccgggccgggcggggccgggcggagTCTCTCTCTCCTCGGCGGGATTCTTTCCCTCCCGGCGGGATCCGCCGCTGCCACCGCTGCCGccggagctgcagcaggagccgcCTTCGGAGGGGAGCCGGAGCCTGGCAGCGCCGCAGGTACGGGGATGCGGGCAGGTGGGACGCGAAGGGCACGGGCAGGACACAgaagggcacagggcaggcagggcacagaAAGGGCACAGAAGGGCACGGCAGGGCAcgggcagggcacagacagggcacagacagggcaCGGCAGCTGCCGCCTCTCCCCACGGCACCgtgtcccccagccccgagGTGCCGGGGCAGGACGGCGGCACAGCCGCGGTCGCCGGGGAGGGGGTCCCCGCTCCCCGGCCCCTCCGTCCCCTTCAGCTGATGGAAAATCCGTGACTCAGCACGAGGTGCGGATGGGGGGGGACGCACACACGAGGTTCCCCAGAAACGAGGAGGCTCCTGGCTGAGCCGACCCCACCGTGTCCCCGTGACCGGCGGGACACCCGGTTGTGGCTTCCCTTTATCAGTTCCTGTAACAAACAGTAGCAATTAATAGGGAAGTTTTTCCCTGGGCTTTTATCCAGTGCCTTTAAAGCATGCCGTAAATCCTGCAGGTAATTGAAGGAACCTTTACCAAAGGCTCTCGAAGGAGCCCAAGGTGAAAGCTGGACCTGGCCACAGGGGTGTCCCcggagagagcagcaggggacTGGGGGAGACTCTGGCTTGGGGAGGGATGGACGGGGCTGCCCCACCTcccctctgccttttccttgcaGGATGGACCTCCCTCACCTCGCGAGAACTACCGACCTCCCCAAGCACATCCTGGATATCTGGGTCATCGTGTTGATCATCCTGGCCACCATCTTCATCATGACAgcgctgctgctgtgcccagccacGGCCGTCATCATCTACCGAGTGCGGACACACCCCACGCGCAACGGCATCGTGTGAGCCACGGGCACGGGGGCACGGCCAGCtcgctgggctgggggctgctgccatggcaccctgtgccaggcacctTCACAGGGCACCCTGAGAGCTGGagcctggccaggagctggggtgaGCCAGCCCAgacctgctcctggagctggctctTGCTGGGTACCCACTGCTCATCTTGCCCACTGAGCCcatgggggctgtgggggaaatgccagcgtgggcagcagtggggagaggTGTGACTTTGTGGACACGTGCAGCTGGAAATACCTCACTCCATGAGAGAGGCAGGCTGGTCTCACCTTCACTGGTGACACTGTCTCCTCCCAGGCAAGCAGCAAGGAGTGGAAATGCCTGACAAAGTTATTTCTTCTTTGGAGTCCCAGCTGTCAAGgtggctggggaaaaaagagtcAAAGCAAGATGGATGTGGCTTCTGGTTGTGCATTTAGTGCTTGGCTAAAAGCATCAGTGACAGAGCTTGTGCTGGCTGCACAGCAGACGTGCAGCTGGCACCAGCTTCTCCTCTACCCATTATCTGCAGAAATGGTAGGAAAATCCTGCAGGACTCTTGGTTCCACTGTGTCTTGTGGGGCAGAGGAGTGTGTGCAGTTCCTGCCAGCCCTCCTGTCTGCATGCTGGCTGCACTCCCCACTCTCGTGATAGTGAGAGCTCCCACTGTTTGCCCAgcactccagccctgctgaggagtCTGTGTGTGCCTCACCTGGGCAAGcaaagcaggaggagcaggtTTGTGCCCAGCCAGTGGCAAGGGATCATGTAAGCTCTTGTACTGCCCTTTGTTATGAAATAAATGGACTTTATCCTTCATGTGAGTGTGTCGTGCAGCTCTGTCCACACTGCAGGTGGTGTCTGGCTCTGCAGGATCTGGGATACTTTGCAGCCTCTCCAGAAACCCTCCCTGCTCTGACCTCGTGCCCTGCCTTGCCTCAAGGTCCCTGGGGCTCTCCCCAGCCTTGGAGCCCAGCAGGAAGCTCActggcagcccagccccacgctCCAGGAGGGCAAACCTCAGTCTGGACCCCGTGGGTGGGAAGGATCTCTCAGGACTTTCTGACAGTGGTTGTGGCTGTTTTTATCCCACTCGGGTGACCGGCACCACTTCCCTCACCCCAGCCTCGTGCCGGGTCAgtgtggcaggagccctggggctgaAACGGCGTCTTGGTGACTCACAGCAAGGAAGGTCACAAAATGAACTGCATGAATCAGGAAGGATGTGGGGAAACACTACGGTGATGCTGGTGGGAATTGTTTAAATCCAATTTTCTGTGTGGAAaagagcagccagccctgcagtgtttGTTGGAAACCCTGTGTGGCTTGATCCACAACATCCAGATTTGGGTTTGCATTGGGTGGTGGGGCCAGAGGGGCAGGAGTTCCCTGTGAAGCAGGACTTTGGGCAAACACCTCCCACCTTGGGGAGGGAGCCTAGCACTGGGATACAGACCCTGGGGAGCAGAAGCGCCTGCCCTGGAACCACTGGCTCTGGTTGTGCTGGAAGGGAGCAGACACTTATTCCTTGCCCAGCcaaaaaaaacatatttctgttttgagcTATCAACTCTGTCTTCCCCTCTCGAGTTGCAGAGTTTGAGGCAAATAACCAGagttattttcctgtttttcttcctctctccctcccttgcTGGCACAGTGCAGCAGCGGCTGGAGGACATTACAGATgtgcagggtgggagcagccctggctctgctctcccctgtgCTCCACCCCAAAATTGCTTCCCTGGGGACAATGTGGGGACGGCCAGCAGCATCAGGAATTAGAGCTGAGCAGCTTTGCTATGAGAGGAATAGGGGAGAAGCCACAAACATTGGAGTGGTTTGGGAAGGAAGCCTGGTTTGGAGCAAAACACGAGGAAAAGCATGGACCACCTCTCCCCGTCCATGCCACCATACACGATTGCTGTTCCCACCTCTGCCTTCCCCTTGtcaagagcagcagaggcaagTCAGAGATTTCCTTTATTGGTATGAATTTTCTGGGAAGTTTCAAACCTGTGGCAAACATTTCCAGGAAAGGCCTTGGAAAGATGGGTTTGCTCATAACAACAACAAACATGGAGCTAAATGGCAGCAGAGGTAAAGCAGGgaaaagtcacatttttttaaagcattaaaatgGTGGAGAATTAATTTAAACTGGATTTCCAACACTCTCAAGTTAGAAATTCCTCCTCCAGGATGGAGCGAGATAACAAAATCCCCCTGTGGCCCTGGACAGTGCTGGAGCTTGGAGGCAGTGTTTGCATGGAGTTTTGCCAAGGAAAAATGCCTTTCTGCTGAGCAGCGGGTCCTGCTCGGTGACGCTGTAGCAGGCAGGGTGATGTGGGCACTGAAGTGATTCAGCATCCCCTGGGATGtttccctggaggtgctggcatgtgccaggagctggctgctggcccctggggctgctgctgggggaggcaggTGGGGCAGTCCCAGAAGGGAGAAGGGGATGCAGGATGCTGGCTCTCACCTTGCCTCCCTTTgcagggggaaggggggaaatgGGCCAGGGGCATTTCCACAGGGAGCAAATCTTCCCCTGGAAGAGGAGGGGATGGCAATGCTGGAgggggcagagcacagagcctgggggctgtgggggcactCAGGAAGGCGGACCCCCACTCCAAAGGGTGCTGGGCACCgtgcccagcagggaggctgctgctgagccagggcagTGTGTGGGAGCACacgggctggggcagagcagcgagggctggctgagctgtgagctggcagcctggggaagcCTGGAGCTCAAAGAGCTGGGGCCTCTCTCCTGGCAGaacttgctttgcttttgcttcCCCGTTGCACACTTAGAACAAAGGTTCAGAGGTTGCCCTGGGATTGATGCCAAGCCAGGCTGCCAGAGGGAAGCTGCACTGCTGCTAGCCAGAGCaatgctgcctgctgctgctgcccaagctCCCTGCCACTGTCCTGCCACGCTGCTGGcaccatccctgtccctctgcatgAAAATACCTCTGGTCAGCTCTGGGGTAACcccagcaggcagtgctggatggTCCCCACTGCTGCTTTCACATTCCCCGTGCTCAGCTGgggccctgcagcctggcacaaggtccctgcagccctggcacgtggctcaggggacaccagggaggctggtggcagtggcagcatAGGGGCCGGGGGGCTGGAAGCGCCTGGCCTCCCGCCCCGGACTGCTGCCAAACATCTGCAGCAGGCGGGGGCTGGCTCCAGCTCGGCTCTGGTGGAAAACAACCGAGCAGGACGGTTCGTGTGAGGGTCAGCCCGCCCTGCACGGCTgctttttggggtgggggacaCCAATCCTGCAGCATGCGGCCTCCAGCATGACGGAACAGTGTGTTGGGAACACTGGGAGACATGCCCAGGATGCCAGGGAAGATCAGTGGCAGAGAGGGAGTCCATCACGCTGGGGACACTGGGTGACATGCCCGGGATGCCAGGGAAGCACAGTGGCAGAGAGGGAGTCCATTGGCTGTGTCTCATTAACTCCTTCCCCGTTCCCATCCTCCTCCAAGGCTGATTTGGCACTGGGACCCAAGGAGGAGGGACTTGGATTAACAGGtcccttatttttattttggttttaggAAAACCGAGTTCAGGAGTGACTCAAACTTTCACTGCTCATGGCAGGGATCAGGGACACGTGGAAGGGACACAACCACACTGTGCCACACACCACTATAACTAGATGTCGCTGTTCCTGTGGTGGGAaatgtggggcagggagctcagtcctgagcagctccccaggcctgtcccagctctgttgcAGGAGGTGGCTCAAGCCCTGGTCAGGCTCAGAAGTGTGAGCTGTGTtggggagcacagcactggcacacACTGGTCCTTGTTGGCTGCAGGATGCAGAATGTgcaggccaggagctgcagccccatggCCTCAAACCTCCCTAGAGCCTGGGAAGTAGGTGGGGAGGGTCAAACCCTGGTTTTGGCAAGGAGCCACCTCGCTCCACTCACAGCTGTATCTGTGAGAGTCACCCAGGGCACCTCTGTGGCTGGCCTGGCTCTTGGCATGTTGTGATGGGCTCtgtgcagtgcccaggcagTGGCTGAGCACCCTGAGGGTTTGCCTGGACCTGGGGGAATACCCCACACTGCTTGGGgtccaggcagggcagagctaaGCCATTCCCCCAGTAGCAGTGCAGGTTTGAAATGCTGCCAGTGACAGAAAAAcccacagctcccctgctcCATGGCTTTTCTGTGTGCCTGGGAGATGGACCCaacccccagccctcccacgCCAGCTGAGGCTGCAGTTGGAGCCTCAcaccacagcctttcccaggacATGGTGTTCCTTCTGGCGAGGAACACAGATTGGGAGATTGCTCCCAGCTTCCTCTTAACCCATGGCCTCAGTCCCCTTCCTTGGTggcatccccagcagctggcTCAGTGACAGCATCGAGGCAGGGCTGACCTTGCTTTCTAGCAAAGCCAAACCTCCTGCTGGCACTCATGGTCCCCCCAGGGCTCACCCCCTGCCACCCCATACTGTCCTCCACCCCAGGCCAGCCTTCCCCAAAACCACAactcccccagctcccctccagCCAGTTAATTCTCCCACTGAataattttttgggggggatttctGGGAATTTACACCTCACCACGGATATTTTCCTTGGAGACAGCTCAGGGCAAATGTTCACATTCCTTGGCTAAGCAAACAGGACCCTGGAAACTCCtgcccctggggacacccagcagtgccttgCCCTTGACCCCAGCAGGGTCAcagtgcagccacagcccctggcaggagggatCCTCCTCCTCTAGCAGCACCTTCCTTCACCGGGCACACAGGAGAGGAGCGggaccagcccagcccagcccagcccagcccagcccgagCAGCCATTGGGGGGCACCCAGCGAACCCCGAGCCTGCTGCTGGGGGGTTTGGTC
It encodes:
- the SMIM3 gene encoding small integral membrane protein 3 is translated as MDLPHLARTTDLPKHILDIWVIVLIILATIFIMTALLLCPATAVIIYRVRTHPTRNGIV